From Agromyces sp. SYSU T00194, a single genomic window includes:
- a CDS encoding ABC transporter ATP-binding protein, translated as MSDRSWLDPTRLDLRMKGVSRRFGSASTGHLAVDDVSLEFSPRTSMGIVGESGSGKSTTARMLVGLDTPTSGTIDFNGRSLARMLPYRHVSRVFRRAVQFVGQDTTSTFDPRHSLLDSIIYPTQKLHRKRTKDAVADADALLGELGLDPALARRRPHQVSGGQRQRFALARALIVQPKLLVCDEVVSALDVSVQGSILNLLKDYCAKHEAGLVFVSHGLPATAFVADELVVMYHGRVVERGPSADVIARPTHEYTRSLLDAYRGLGDGGAATENRKVAS; from the coding sequence ATGAGCGATCGATCCTGGCTCGACCCCACCCGCCTCGACCTCCGCATGAAGGGCGTCAGCCGCCGCTTCGGCAGCGCCTCGACCGGCCACCTCGCCGTCGACGACGTCTCGCTCGAGTTCTCCCCGCGCACGTCGATGGGCATCGTCGGCGAATCGGGCTCGGGCAAGTCGACCACGGCACGGATGCTGGTGGGCCTCGACACCCCCACGAGCGGCACGATCGACTTCAACGGCCGGTCCCTGGCCCGGATGCTGCCCTACCGGCATGTCAGTCGAGTCTTCCGCCGCGCGGTGCAGTTCGTCGGGCAGGACACGACGTCGACCTTCGACCCGCGGCACTCGCTGCTCGACTCGATCATCTACCCGACCCAGAAGCTGCACCGGAAGCGCACGAAGGACGCGGTCGCCGACGCGGACGCGCTGCTCGGGGAGCTGGGCCTCGACCCGGCGCTCGCCCGCCGCCGCCCGCACCAGGTCTCGGGCGGCCAGCGGCAGCGCTTCGCCCTGGCCCGGGCGCTCATCGTGCAGCCGAAGCTCCTCGTCTGCGACGAGGTCGTCTCGGCGCTCGACGTCTCCGTACAGGGCAGCATCCTGAACCTGCTCAAGGACTATTGCGCGAAGCACGAGGCCGGCCTGGTCTTCGTATCGCACGGGCTGCCCGCGACCGCGTTCGTCGCGGACGAGCTCGTCGTCATGTACCACGGGCGCGTCGTGGAGCGCGGCCCGTCGGCCGACGTGATCGCACGCCCGACCCACGAATACACCCGGTCGCTGCTCGACGCCTACCGCGGGCTCGGCGACGGCGGCGCGGCGACCGAGAACCGGAAGGTGGCATCGTGA
- a CDS encoding ABC transporter ATP-binding protein → MTELHDSTPGAQLVVDGLTVRYGGPTGPAALDDVSFTLEQGSRVALVGESGSGKTTLALAIGGFLTTSTVDVQSGRFEFEGRALSARPSGPSPLPKRIPGIAMVFQDAMTSLDPTWTIGSQLRAVLRGNEKASRKALDARAAEWLRKVRLDDTDRVLAARPYELSGGMRQRVMMALALCGDPRLIIADEPTSALDASLARSTMDLLLELTEERGASLLLVSHDIQLCREFTERMLVMYHGRMVDNVDSDAADREAQHPYTKGLLRCVPTLDSVDSPRLPTLTDYFDPSTERAA, encoded by the coding sequence ATGACCGAACTGCATGACTCGACCCCCGGCGCGCAGCTCGTGGTGGACGGACTGACCGTGCGCTACGGCGGGCCCACCGGCCCGGCCGCGCTCGACGACGTCTCGTTCACCCTCGAGCAGGGCTCGCGGGTCGCCCTGGTCGGCGAGTCCGGCTCGGGCAAGACGACGCTGGCACTCGCGATCGGCGGGTTCCTCACGACGTCGACGGTCGACGTGCAGTCCGGTCGATTCGAGTTCGAGGGGCGCGCGCTCTCCGCGCGCCCCTCGGGCCCGTCCCCCCTCCCGAAGCGCATCCCGGGCATCGCGATGGTGTTCCAGGACGCGATGACCTCGCTCGACCCGACGTGGACCATCGGCAGCCAGCTCCGCGCCGTGCTCCGCGGCAACGAGAAGGCGAGCCGGAAGGCGCTCGACGCCCGCGCCGCCGAGTGGCTGCGCAAGGTGCGCCTCGACGACACCGACCGCGTGCTCGCGGCCCGCCCGTACGAGCTCTCGGGTGGCATGCGACAGCGCGTGATGATGGCGCTCGCGCTCTGCGGCGACCCGCGCCTGATCATCGCCGACGAACCGACGAGCGCGCTCGACGCGTCGCTCGCCCGCTCCACCATGGACCTCCTGCTCGAACTGACCGAGGAGCGCGGCGCGAGCCTGCTCCTGGTCTCCCACGACATCCAGCTCTGTCGCGAATTCACCGAGCGGATGCTCGTGATGTACCACGGCCGCATGGTCGACAACGTCGACTCCGACGCCGCGGACCGCGAAGCGCAGCATCCGTACACCAAAGGCCTGCTGCGGTGCGTGCCGACCCTCGACAGCGTCGACTCGCCCCGACTGCCGACCCTCACCGACTACTTCGACCCCAGCACGGAGCGTGCCGCATGA